In Georgenia soli, a genomic segment contains:
- a CDS encoding tellurite resistance/C4-dicarboxylate transporter family protein, whose amino-acid sequence MATTRSVTEGAGFAGRVRRAVRSLAPGYFALVMGSGIISVGLRLEGFDVLSALLGWVCAGAYVLLVLLTLWRLVSYPADVREEFDDARRAFGYFTFVAGTNVLGVRLAMDGHVGWTAGLLVLSFVTWLVLGYVVPWTAVLGRTERPVVATANGTWFIWVVASQSVAVASASLQPGSDQVRGGLLAVLAVVSWSVGIFLYAAAGVIVALRMLLYELRPVDLTPPYWVAMGACAITVLAGARIVEMDDAPMVNATRGLVAGLSVVFWAFATWLIPPLVAAGWWRHRRHRVPLVYEATLWSIVFPLGMYAVAGIYLGQADRLPVVGAIGAVELWVAFAAWCLVLAGMVVHLWRTVATSRSSFPRRE is encoded by the coding sequence ATGGCGACGACCCGGTCCGTCACCGAGGGCGCCGGGTTCGCCGGACGCGTCCGGCGGGCGGTGCGGAGCCTCGCGCCCGGGTACTTCGCGCTCGTCATGGGCAGCGGCATCATCTCGGTGGGGCTGCGGCTCGAGGGTTTCGACGTCCTCTCCGCGCTGCTCGGGTGGGTGTGCGCCGGCGCCTACGTCCTCCTGGTGCTGCTGACCCTGTGGCGCCTGGTGAGCTACCCGGCGGACGTCCGTGAGGAGTTCGACGACGCCCGGCGCGCCTTCGGGTACTTCACCTTCGTCGCCGGCACGAACGTCCTCGGCGTGCGGCTGGCGATGGACGGCCACGTCGGGTGGACGGCGGGTCTGCTGGTGCTGTCCTTCGTGACCTGGCTGGTCCTCGGCTACGTGGTGCCGTGGACGGCGGTGCTGGGCCGGACCGAGCGACCGGTCGTGGCGACGGCGAACGGGACCTGGTTCATCTGGGTCGTGGCCAGCCAGTCGGTCGCCGTCGCCTCCGCCTCGCTCCAGCCGGGGTCCGACCAGGTGCGGGGCGGCCTGCTCGCGGTGCTGGCGGTGGTGTCGTGGTCCGTCGGGATCTTCCTGTACGCCGCCGCCGGCGTGATCGTCGCGCTGCGCATGCTGCTGTACGAGCTGCGGCCCGTGGACCTGACCCCGCCGTACTGGGTGGCCATGGGCGCCTGCGCGATCACCGTGCTCGCCGGCGCCCGCATCGTCGAGATGGACGACGCCCCGATGGTCAACGCCACCCGCGGACTGGTCGCCGGCCTGTCGGTGGTGTTCTGGGCGTTCGCGACGTGGCTCATCCCGCCGCTGGTGGCCGCGGGGTGGTGGCGTCACCGGCGGCACCGCGTCCCGCTCGTCTACGAGGCCACGCTGTGGAGCATCGTGTTCCCGCTGGGGATGTACGCCGTCGCCGGTATCTACCTGGGGCAGGCCGACAGGCTGCCTGTGGTCGGAGCGATCGGCGCGGTCGAGCTGTGGGTGGCGTTCGCCGCCTGGTGCCTGGTCCTCGCCGGGATGGTCGTGCACCTCTGGCGCACCGTGGCTACCTCGCGGTCCTCGTTCCCGCGGAGAGAATGA
- a CDS encoding MFS transporter produces the protein MSTTSTNTDTAGAVETGATPVPRGRVIFASLVGTSIEFYDFYIYATAAISVFPLLFFPATSATGALLASLATFGVAFIARPVGSVLFGHYGDRTGRKATLLGSLLVMGIATVLIGLLPTYAQIGLWAPAMLAIMRFCQGLGLGGEWSGAALLATEYAEKGKRARAAMWPQLGAPIGFLFANGFFLLLTVWMGHDSTDPAHDGAFLTWGWRVPFLASAVIVALGVYVRVKLEETPVFARAVARGEKVKTPLKTVFRTSWRQLIQGTFIMLATYTLFYLFTTWILSYSIGAVENGFLGIPYQDFLVLQLIAILFFAAFVPVSGALADRFGRKPFLIVVTSLILIFGMTFNAFLSPDVMGTGEAANMGLMLVFLIIGMILMGLTFGVQSAILPELFPTNVRYTGSAIAYNFSSILGAAVAPFIAAWLASSYGVGWVGVYLGSMAVLTLLALFSTRETRDLDLDNVEDAAVSA, from the coding sequence GTGAGCACGACCAGCACGAACACCGACACGGCCGGCGCGGTCGAGACCGGCGCCACGCCCGTCCCCCGGGGGCGGGTCATCTTCGCCAGCCTCGTGGGCACGTCGATCGAGTTCTACGACTTCTACATCTACGCCACGGCGGCCATCTCGGTCTTCCCGCTTCTCTTCTTCCCGGCCACCAGCGCCACCGGCGCGCTCCTCGCGTCCCTCGCCACCTTCGGCGTCGCGTTCATCGCCCGGCCGGTCGGCTCGGTCCTGTTCGGGCACTACGGCGACCGCACCGGCCGCAAGGCGACGCTGCTCGGCTCGCTGCTCGTCATGGGGATCGCCACGGTCCTCATCGGCCTGCTCCCCACGTACGCGCAGATCGGCCTGTGGGCGCCGGCGATGCTCGCCATCATGCGCTTCTGCCAGGGGCTCGGCCTCGGCGGTGAGTGGAGCGGGGCCGCGCTGCTGGCCACCGAGTACGCCGAGAAGGGCAAGCGCGCCCGCGCCGCCATGTGGCCGCAGCTGGGTGCGCCGATCGGGTTCCTGTTCGCCAACGGCTTCTTCCTGCTGCTGACCGTGTGGATGGGCCACGACAGCACCGACCCGGCCCACGACGGCGCCTTCCTCACGTGGGGCTGGCGAGTCCCGTTCCTGGCCTCCGCGGTGATCGTCGCGCTCGGCGTCTACGTCCGCGTCAAGCTGGAGGAGACCCCGGTCTTCGCCCGCGCCGTCGCCCGGGGCGAGAAGGTCAAGACCCCGCTGAAGACGGTGTTCCGCACCAGCTGGCGCCAGCTGATCCAGGGCACCTTCATCATGCTGGCGACCTACACGCTGTTCTACCTGTTCACCACGTGGATCCTCAGCTACTCCATCGGTGCGGTCGAGAACGGCTTCCTCGGCATCCCGTACCAGGACTTCCTGGTCCTCCAGCTGATCGCCATCCTCTTCTTCGCCGCGTTCGTCCCGGTCTCCGGCGCGCTGGCGGACCGCTTCGGGCGCAAGCCGTTCCTCATCGTGGTCACGTCGCTCATCCTCATCTTCGGGATGACGTTCAACGCCTTCCTCAGCCCCGACGTCATGGGCACCGGCGAGGCCGCCAACATGGGGCTGATGCTGGTCTTCCTCATCATCGGCATGATCCTCATGGGCCTGACCTTCGGCGTGCAGAGCGCGATCCTGCCCGAGCTCTTCCCGACCAACGTGCGCTACACGGGCTCGGCGATCGCCTACAACTTCTCCTCGATCCTCGGTGCCGCCGTGGCCCCGTTCATCGCGGCCTGGCTGGCGAGCAGCTACGGCGTGGGCTGGGTGGGCGTCTACCTCGGCTCCATGGCCGTGCTGACCCTGCTGGCGCTGTTCTCCACCCGGGAGACGCGCGACCTCGACCTCGACAACGTGGAGGACGCGGCGGTCTCCGCCTGA
- the guaD gene encoding guanine deaminase: protein MTLYRATVLDTPGDLPTADGLRASEDCGLVVHDGIITFRGDFAGVRAAFPDEEVVDLRGGVLLPGFVDTHVHYPQVRVVGGLGMPLLDWLRECALPEELSLADPVYAHGVARDFLSGLVHAGTTTALVFGSHFADAVDALFTEAETVGLRITAGLVVSDRLLAPGLHTTPAAALRDGEELVARWHGRGRLRYAVSPRFALSASEAMLESCAALMDAAPGLWFTSHLNENVDEIEHVNRLFPGAADYLGTYDAHGLVNARSVLAHNVHPSAAELGVLAGAGAAVAHCPSSNSALGSGLFPLRDHLDAGVRVALGTDVGAGTGFSLLKEGLQAYFVQQLLGPDGLTLTPAHLLHLATRSGALALGLGDRVGDLGVGREFDAVRLHPRPGSTLDVALRHPKDATDALAKIFTLGTPADIDVVWVAGQVVTAPAQLSRDGSLSPMETT, encoded by the coding sequence GTGACCCTCTACCGAGCGACGGTGCTCGACACCCCCGGGGACCTGCCAACGGCGGACGGCCTGCGCGCGTCCGAGGACTGCGGCCTCGTCGTCCACGACGGCATCATCACGTTCCGCGGCGATTTCGCCGGCGTCCGGGCGGCGTTCCCGGACGAGGAGGTCGTCGACCTGCGGGGCGGCGTGCTGCTGCCCGGGTTCGTCGACACCCACGTCCACTACCCGCAGGTGCGGGTGGTCGGCGGTCTCGGCATGCCGCTGCTCGACTGGCTGCGCGAGTGCGCGCTGCCGGAGGAGCTCAGCCTCGCCGACCCCGTGTACGCCCACGGCGTCGCCCGGGACTTCCTGAGCGGCCTCGTCCACGCGGGCACGACGACGGCGCTCGTCTTCGGCTCCCACTTCGCCGACGCCGTCGACGCGCTCTTCACCGAGGCCGAGACGGTGGGGCTCCGCATCACCGCCGGGCTCGTGGTGAGCGACCGCCTGCTCGCCCCCGGCCTGCACACCACGCCGGCGGCGGCGCTGCGGGACGGCGAGGAGCTCGTCGCCCGCTGGCACGGGCGCGGCAGGCTGCGTTACGCCGTCAGCCCGCGGTTCGCCCTCTCGGCCAGCGAGGCGATGCTGGAGTCCTGCGCGGCGCTCATGGACGCCGCGCCCGGGCTGTGGTTCACCTCGCACCTGAACGAGAACGTCGACGAGATCGAGCACGTGAACCGCCTGTTCCCGGGCGCCGCGGACTATCTCGGCACCTACGACGCGCACGGGCTCGTCAACGCCCGCTCGGTGCTCGCCCACAACGTGCACCCGTCCGCCGCCGAGCTGGGCGTGCTCGCCGGTGCGGGCGCCGCGGTCGCGCACTGCCCGTCCTCGAACTCCGCCCTCGGGTCGGGCCTGTTCCCGCTCCGGGACCACCTGGACGCGGGCGTGCGGGTGGCGCTGGGCACGGACGTCGGCGCCGGGACCGGTTTCTCCCTGCTGAAGGAGGGCCTGCAGGCCTACTTCGTCCAGCAGCTGCTCGGCCCGGACGGGCTCACCCTGACGCCCGCCCACCTGCTCCACCTCGCCACCCGCTCCGGTGCGCTCGCCCTCGGGCTCGGCGACCGGGTCGGTGACCTTGGCGTCGGGCGCGAGTTCGACGCCGTCCGGCTCCACCCCCGGCCGGGCAGCACCCTCGACGTCGCGCTCCGCCACCCCAAGGACGCCACAGACGCACTCGCCAAGATCTTCACCCTTGGCACCCCCGCCGACATCGATGTCGTGTGGGTCGCCGGCCAGGTCGTCACCGCGCCGGCACAGCTGAGCCGTGACGGCTCCCTTTCCCCCATGGAGACCACATGA
- a CDS encoding ATP-binding protein yields MSQNGARDRTVAASAPVRPHLRAARAVGRWQVRSPADLPLLRRAVLAAELRTGAGAREASLDHSRLALVATELATNALKYASGPCVAGISRAAGGWLLEVIDSSPESPPVRCPPEPGRPGGNGLLIIEQLSSRWGWYRATDGVHKHVWAELAD; encoded by the coding sequence ATGTCGCAGAACGGCGCACGAGACCGGACGGTCGCCGCGTCCGCGCCCGTGCGGCCGCACCTGCGCGCGGCTCGTGCAGTGGGCCGCTGGCAGGTCCGCAGCCCGGCCGACCTTCCGCTGCTGCGCCGCGCCGTCCTCGCCGCGGAGCTGCGGACGGGGGCGGGCGCGCGCGAGGCGAGCCTGGACCACAGCAGGCTGGCGCTCGTGGCGACCGAGCTCGCCACGAACGCCCTGAAGTACGCCTCGGGGCCCTGCGTGGCGGGCATCTCCCGCGCGGCCGGCGGTTGGCTGCTCGAGGTCATCGACTCCAGCCCGGAGAGCCCTCCGGTGCGCTGCCCTCCGGAGCCCGGCCGTCCCGGCGGCAACGGGCTGCTCATCATCGAGCAGCTCTCGTCGCGCTGGGGCTGGTACCGCGCGACGGACGGCGTCCACAAGCACGTCTGGGCCGAGCTGGCCGACTGA
- a CDS encoding SulP family inorganic anion transporter → MRARRTTPEDRKLARTEGVTSVIGALRDPRRLRTEVLAGLVVALALIPEAISFSIIAGVDPRVGLFASFTMAVSIAFLGGRPAMISAATGAIALVIAPVVREHGMDHLIGTVILAGVVQVLLGVLGVAKLMRFIPRSVMVGFVNALAILIFLAQLPHLIGVSWVVYAMVAAGIATIVLLPKLTDVVPAPLVAIVVLTVITVVAALDVPNVGDQGDLPESLPTLMVPDVPMILETLQIIGPYAVAMALVGLMESLMTAKLVDDVTDTHSDKTRESWGQGVANVVTGLFGGMGGCAMIGQTMINVKASGARTRLSTFLAGAFLLVLVVGLGDVVATIPMAALVAVMVMVSVGTFDWHSVRPATLRRMPRSETLVMLATVAVTVATNNLAYGVITGVVVAALMFVRRVAHLTEVVDVAHPDESTRVYAVRGELLWASSNDLVYQFDYAGDPENVVIDLSEAHVWDASTVAALDAITTKYAAKGKKATIIGLNGSSAERHERLAGHLAGGG, encoded by the coding sequence CTGCGCGCCCGGCGCACCACCCCTGAGGACCGCAAGCTCGCCCGCACGGAGGGCGTCACCTCGGTGATCGGCGCGCTGCGCGACCCGCGACGCCTGCGCACCGAGGTCCTGGCCGGTCTCGTCGTGGCCCTGGCCCTGATCCCGGAGGCGATCTCCTTCTCGATCATCGCGGGCGTGGACCCGCGGGTGGGCCTGTTCGCCTCCTTCACCATGGCCGTCTCGATCGCCTTCCTCGGTGGCCGGCCCGCGATGATCTCCGCCGCCACCGGCGCCATCGCCCTGGTGATCGCCCCCGTGGTGCGCGAGCACGGGATGGACCACCTCATCGGCACCGTGATCCTGGCCGGCGTCGTCCAGGTCCTCCTCGGCGTGCTCGGGGTCGCCAAGCTCATGCGGTTCATCCCGCGCAGCGTCATGGTCGGCTTCGTCAACGCCCTGGCGATCCTGATCTTCCTGGCCCAGCTGCCGCACCTGATCGGGGTCTCCTGGGTCGTCTACGCCATGGTCGCCGCCGGGATCGCCACCATCGTGCTGCTGCCGAAGCTCACGGACGTGGTACCGGCGCCCCTGGTCGCGATCGTCGTCCTCACCGTGATCACCGTCGTGGCGGCGCTTGACGTGCCGAACGTGGGTGACCAGGGCGACCTGCCCGAGTCCCTGCCCACGCTGATGGTCCCCGACGTCCCGATGATCCTCGAGACGCTCCAGATCATCGGCCCCTACGCCGTCGCCATGGCCCTGGTGGGGCTGATGGAGTCCCTCATGACGGCCAAGCTGGTCGACGACGTCACGGACACCCACTCGGACAAGACGCGCGAGTCCTGGGGCCAGGGCGTCGCGAACGTCGTCACCGGCCTCTTCGGCGGCATGGGCGGCTGCGCGATGATCGGCCAGACCATGATCAACGTGAAGGCCTCCGGGGCACGCACCCGCCTGTCCACCTTCCTCGCCGGTGCGTTCCTGCTGGTCCTGGTCGTCGGCCTGGGCGACGTCGTCGCGACCATCCCGATGGCCGCGCTCGTCGCGGTCATGGTCATGGTGTCGGTCGGCACCTTCGACTGGCACTCCGTCCGGCCGGCCACGCTGCGCCGGATGCCCCGCTCGGAGACCCTGGTGATGCTCGCGACCGTCGCCGTCACCGTGGCCACCAACAACCTCGCGTACGGGGTCATCACCGGCGTCGTCGTCGCCGCGCTGATGTTCGTCCGCCGCGTCGCGCACCTGACCGAGGTCGTCGACGTCGCGCACCCCGACGAGAGCACCCGCGTCTACGCCGTCCGCGGGGAGCTGCTCTGGGCCTCCAGCAACGACCTCGTCTACCAGTTCGACTACGCCGGCGACCCGGAGAACGTCGTCATCGACCTGTCCGAGGCCCACGTCTGGGACGCCTCCACCGTGGCCGCCCTGGACGCGATCACCACCAAGTACGCGGCCAAGGGGAAGAAGGCCACCATCATCGGCCTGAACGGGTCCAGCGCCGAGCGTCACGAACGCCTCGCCGGCCACCTGGCCGGCGGAGGCTGA
- a CDS encoding NCS2 family permease: MSTTIGTRKATDTAARRGFLDRYFGITAEGSTIPRELRAGFTTFLTMSYILFVNPQVLSAAIDVPNASVQLLMTTAIAACFGSLVMGVIARYPFAQAPGMGLNAFFSYTVVAGMGVPWQTALGAVFISGVLFVVLSAVGARRAIVMAIPMSLKLAITAGIGCFLAFLGLRSAGLVVTNEATMVSLGSLSNPTAWIAIIGLLVTAVLLQLKVKGAILWGILGSSVIAIASGAKVYPGADGEMQSFGGFSNGVVAAPIWPSELVGQLDLAGAVGLGLLSVVFTFFFVDFFDATGTLTGLAQRAGYLDERGDMPRAKTTFAMDGLAAMFGAFMGTSTTTAYVESASGIEDGGRTGLTSATTGILFAAAMFLWPLAGAIPGAATAPALILVGALMMDGIRNIAWNEISEGVPSFLAIISMPLTFSIANGVSLGVISYCAIKLFTGKGREVHIILYLVAALLVARYIFLDG; the protein is encoded by the coding sequence ATGAGCACCACCATCGGCACCAGGAAGGCCACGGACACCGCGGCGCGCCGCGGGTTCCTCGACCGCTACTTCGGCATCACCGCCGAGGGCTCCACCATCCCGCGCGAGCTGCGGGCCGGCTTCACCACGTTCCTGACGATGAGCTACATCCTCTTCGTCAACCCCCAGGTCCTCTCGGCCGCGATCGACGTGCCCAACGCCTCGGTCCAGCTGCTGATGACGACGGCGATCGCCGCCTGCTTCGGCTCCCTCGTGATGGGTGTGATCGCCCGCTACCCGTTCGCCCAGGCGCCCGGGATGGGGCTCAACGCCTTCTTCTCCTACACCGTGGTGGCCGGCATGGGGGTACCGTGGCAGACGGCCCTCGGCGCCGTGTTCATCTCCGGCGTGCTCTTCGTGGTGCTCAGCGCCGTGGGCGCCCGCCGGGCGATCGTCATGGCGATCCCCATGAGCCTCAAGCTCGCCATCACCGCCGGCATCGGCTGCTTCCTCGCCTTCCTCGGCCTGCGCAGCGCCGGCCTGGTCGTCACGAACGAGGCGACCATGGTCAGCCTGGGGTCGCTGAGCAACCCGACCGCCTGGATCGCCATCATCGGCCTGCTGGTCACCGCGGTGCTCCTCCAGCTCAAGGTCAAGGGCGCCATCCTGTGGGGCATCCTCGGCAGCTCGGTGATCGCCATCGCGAGCGGCGCCAAGGTCTACCCCGGCGCCGACGGCGAGATGCAGTCCTTCGGCGGGTTCAGCAACGGCGTGGTCGCGGCCCCCATCTGGCCCTCCGAGCTCGTCGGCCAGCTCGACCTCGCGGGCGCCGTCGGACTCGGCCTCCTCAGCGTGGTCTTCACCTTCTTCTTCGTCGACTTCTTCGACGCGACCGGCACCCTGACCGGCCTCGCGCAGCGCGCCGGCTACCTCGACGAGCGCGGCGACATGCCCCGCGCCAAGACCACCTTCGCCATGGACGGCCTCGCCGCCATGTTCGGCGCCTTCATGGGCACCTCGACCACCACCGCGTACGTGGAGAGCGCCTCGGGCATCGAGGACGGCGGCCGCACGGGGCTGACGTCGGCGACCACGGGCATCCTCTTCGCGGCCGCCATGTTCCTGTGGCCCCTCGCCGGCGCGATCCCCGGCGCCGCCACGGCCCCGGCGCTGATCCTCGTCGGCGCGCTGATGATGGACGGCATCCGCAACATCGCCTGGAACGAGATCTCGGAGGGCGTCCCCTCCTTCCTGGCGATCATCTCGATGCCGCTGACCTTCTCGATCGCCAACGGCGTGAGCCTCGGCGTCATCAGCTACTGCGCCATCAAGCTCTTCACCGGCAAGGGGCGCGAGGTCCACATCATCCTGTACCTCGTCGCCGCACTCCTGGTGGCCAGGTACATCTTCCTCGACGGCTGA
- a CDS encoding MerR family transcriptional regulator, which produces MTRPGQGSMMQIGKFADRSGVSIHTLRHYDEVGLLRPSGRSEGGFRLYTEEDLERFLVIRRMKPLGFSLEEMRQVLEVVDALPGATDSQRDQLHARLDGFIEAARTRRAKVLEQVAMADELIGLLEDQRLA; this is translated from the coding sequence ATGACGAGGCCGGGGCAGGGTTCGATGATGCAGATCGGGAAGTTCGCCGATCGCTCCGGGGTGTCGATCCACACCCTCCGCCACTACGACGAGGTGGGCCTGCTGCGTCCCTCCGGGCGGAGCGAGGGCGGTTTCCGTCTCTACACCGAGGAGGACCTGGAGCGGTTCCTGGTGATCCGCCGGATGAAGCCCCTCGGGTTCTCCCTGGAGGAGATGCGGCAGGTGCTGGAGGTGGTCGACGCCCTGCCCGGCGCGACGGACTCGCAGAGGGATCAGCTGCACGCCCGGCTGGACGGCTTCATCGAGGCGGCGCGGACGCGGCGGGCGAAGGTCCTCGAGCAGGTGGCGATGGCGGACGAGCTCATCGGCCTGCTCGAGGACCAGCGCCTTGCCTAG
- a CDS encoding YciI family protein, with protein sequence MTQYLISVWGTEEESYENPDPQVMEKAYAQVEAFNKRMQETGAWVFAGGLEAPSTATTVDASNGADAVVTDGPFLETKEQLGGFWVLEAPDLDAALDLAREASAACMGKVEVRPFQAE encoded by the coding sequence ATGACTCAGTACCTGATCTCCGTGTGGGGCACCGAGGAGGAGTCCTACGAGAACCCCGACCCACAGGTCATGGAGAAGGCGTACGCGCAGGTCGAGGCCTTCAACAAGCGGATGCAGGAGACCGGCGCGTGGGTCTTCGCCGGCGGTCTCGAGGCGCCCAGCACCGCCACCACCGTCGACGCGTCGAACGGAGCCGACGCCGTCGTCACCGACGGACCCTTCCTGGAGACCAAGGAGCAGCTCGGCGGCTTCTGGGTGCTCGAGGCGCCCGACCTCGACGCCGCCCTCGACCTCGCCCGCGAGGCCTCGGCCGCCTGCATGGGCAAGGTGGAGGTCCGCCCCTTCCAGGCGGAGTGA
- a CDS encoding alpha/beta hydrolase, which produces MKEIDMARWTFQGHGGEIAARSWPVPRARYVAVLCHGYGEHIGRYERVAATLNDHGAAVYGHDHVGHGESAGERVLIADFEPVVENLHLLVKQAIEQNPDLPVVLIGHSMGGMIAARYAQEHADELAAVVLSGPVLGRWDVVGELLAQDPIPPTPIDPATLSRDPAVGSAYAEDPLVWHGDFRRPTLQAISEMLTTINAAGSVGELPLLYLHGEADELVPIGPSLEGLEAIRGPRTESRTYPGLRHEIFNETTKDEVLADVTAFVDRVLAAAPGSAVPELADAPTE; this is translated from the coding sequence TTGAAGGAGATCGACATGGCGCGGTGGACGTTCCAGGGGCACGGCGGCGAGATCGCCGCGAGGTCGTGGCCGGTGCCGCGAGCTCGCTACGTGGCGGTGCTGTGCCACGGCTACGGCGAGCACATCGGCCGGTACGAGCGGGTGGCCGCCACGCTCAACGACCACGGCGCCGCCGTCTACGGGCACGACCACGTCGGTCACGGCGAGAGCGCCGGCGAGCGGGTCCTCATCGCGGACTTCGAGCCCGTGGTCGAGAACCTGCACCTGCTGGTGAAGCAGGCGATCGAGCAGAACCCCGACCTGCCCGTGGTGCTGATCGGCCACTCCATGGGCGGGATGATCGCCGCGCGCTACGCCCAGGAGCACGCCGACGAGCTCGCCGCCGTCGTGCTCTCCGGCCCTGTGCTCGGACGGTGGGACGTCGTGGGCGAGCTGCTCGCCCAGGACCCGATCCCGCCGACGCCGATCGACCCCGCCACCCTCTCGCGAGACCCCGCCGTGGGCAGCGCCTACGCCGAGGACCCGCTCGTGTGGCACGGGGACTTCCGGCGCCCCACGCTTCAGGCCATCAGCGAGATGCTGACGACGATCAACGCCGCCGGGTCGGTGGGCGAGCTCCCGCTGCTGTACCTCCACGGCGAGGCCGACGAGCTCGTCCCGATCGGGCCGAGCCTCGAGGGCCTGGAGGCGATCCGCGGGCCGCGCACGGAGAGCCGGACCTACCCCGGCCTCCGCCACGAGATCTTCAACGAGACGACGAAGGACGAGGTTCTCGCCGACGTGACCGCCTTCGTGGACCGGGTGCTCGCGGCGGCTCCTGGCTCGGCGGTACCCGAGCTGGCGGACGCCCCGACCGAGTGA
- a CDS encoding metallophosphoesterase family protein, which produces MTTNLLLLADTHWPKRARELPAPVWEAVEAADVVVHAGDWVDERLVDELEERARRLVACWGNNDGPEIRRRLPEVARVTLEGTRLAVVHETGQAQGRERRMDAAFPDDDVLVFGHSHIPWDTTTPAGLRLLNPGSPTDRRRQPHRTYMTAVLDGPGKLDVALHRL; this is translated from the coding sequence ATGACCACGAACCTGCTGCTGCTCGCCGACACCCACTGGCCCAAGCGCGCGCGGGAGCTGCCCGCGCCGGTCTGGGAGGCGGTGGAGGCGGCCGACGTCGTCGTGCACGCCGGCGACTGGGTCGACGAGCGGCTCGTCGACGAGCTGGAGGAGCGGGCGAGGCGGCTCGTCGCCTGCTGGGGCAACAACGACGGGCCGGAGATCCGCCGTCGTCTCCCCGAGGTGGCCCGGGTGACGCTGGAGGGGACGCGCCTCGCCGTCGTGCACGAGACCGGCCAGGCACAGGGCCGCGAGCGCCGCATGGACGCCGCGTTCCCGGACGACGACGTCCTCGTCTTCGGCCACAGCCACATCCCCTGGGACACGACGACGCCGGCCGGCCTGCGGCTGCTCAACCCCGGCTCGCCCACGGACCGGCGGCGCCAGCCGCACCGCACCTACATGACCGCCGTGCTCGACGGCCCCGGCAAGCTGGACGTGGCGCTGCACCGGCTCTGA
- a CDS encoding DinB family protein — translation MDATKATLKRYLEGLHEAVRWKVDGLGERDLRRPLTPTGTNILGVVKHLASVELGYLELFGEPHGVALPWFEEGAEDNADMWATENQSREFVLELYDRALEHSLRTIDAVPLDTERQVPWWRTGPVTLHLILVHVLTETARHAGHLDILREQIDGQAGLRKGVSNLPDRDEQWWTDYVGRLQRTADSF, via the coding sequence ATGGATGCGACGAAGGCGACGCTCAAGCGGTACCTCGAAGGCCTGCACGAGGCGGTGCGGTGGAAGGTCGACGGGCTCGGCGAGCGCGACCTGCGCCGGCCGCTCACCCCGACCGGGACCAACATCCTCGGCGTGGTCAAGCACCTGGCGAGCGTCGAGCTCGGCTACCTCGAGCTGTTCGGGGAGCCGCACGGGGTCGCGCTGCCCTGGTTCGAGGAGGGCGCCGAGGACAACGCCGACATGTGGGCCACCGAGAACCAGTCCCGTGAGTTCGTCCTGGAGCTGTACGACCGCGCCCTGGAGCACAGCCTGCGGACGATCGACGCCGTGCCGCTCGACACCGAGCGGCAGGTGCCGTGGTGGAGGACCGGTCCCGTGACCCTGCACCTCATCCTCGTGCACGTCCTCACCGAGACCGCCCGGCACGCGGGGCACCTCGACATCCTCCGCGAGCAGATCGACGGTCAGGCCGGGCTGCGCAAGGGCGTGTCGAACCTCCCGGACCGGGACGAGCAGTGGTGGACCGACTACGTCGGGCGGCTCCAGCGCACCGCCGACTCCTTCTAG